The Nomia melanderi isolate GNS246 chromosome 4, iyNomMela1, whole genome shotgun sequence genome segment gtattacgtaacattttcatttttagtagtagcatttctattatataatactagtaTTTCTATTTGAACGAAGTATTGTATTTAATGGACACAATTTTAAGAACAATGCGAAGAAATCGTACTTTACCCTGATCtttgaaatgtaaaaattacCGTGTTGCTGCAgtgtaagaataatttaatgaaaaaggcCATTACTAcaactattatatatattaaaggtTACGACAAATAGTGGGCTCTTTCAGTTTCATAAGGCAAAGGTTTGTATCATGAttgtatatgtaataataagattattaatgaaaaaatttaatgttaaattttaacgTTTTTGATCAAACTCATTAATGCAATCAGTACTTCTctctaatgaatttttattgataatgatataatcatttattgacggaaattatgtaataaattggTCGCATAATTGGCAggaaatttattgtattgatTAGAAATTGATCTATGacttaaatattaacaaaaaagaaaattaaataaatcgttCGGGTCATGGTTGTAGTCGCTCGGCCGCCATATTTGCCTTTATAGGAACGTTAGACTTTTATAAAAGTAatggtttatatttcattatatattatttattattaacacagtttattacaatatatgataaatgaaatattctaataaatactaaatatagtaaatattattttcatgtgtACAATGACATTACATGtgtataaaattagaaaatgtacttattttatttattttgtggcTACGTGACCATAACTGATGACTGTACTAAAGATCtgttattattttgaaaatcttaAAAAGAATTGGCATAATCTTTAAATTGAACAAACGTTTATTCTTGTTAAACATCTAAAATGaagtagaaaatacaaaaatgagaaattatatgaatattgtatagttatagGAAGTATTGCACATATTTCAAGAcatcattttatttgtatgaaTGCaagaagaaatgattaaattttaacaattttattgggTTAATGGCATTATTAAAAGTGTAATTATCtcataattcatttttcatttttttataatgaaacatcAGAACTTCTTGTGCTGAACATTGAATAGTTTAATTAgccattattcattttattattgaaaatgataaattttaattcaaggttttcaaaatgatattatatattccTCTCATTTTGGCATGCCTCCATTACTTCTATTAATGGAGCATGAATGCTTGtgggaggaaaagaaaaatgtgaATATGCCTTCGGAATCCACACATTTTTGTCTGGAGCCGTTTCTCAATATTCACCACACTTATTAATACTTATCTACATTTGTTTTGTATTATGTAACAGATAAACATTTCAACTATGAAtatcattttttctttctttacagGACATATGGAACTATGTCTAATGGTTACAGCAATGCGAGTTACAGAGGTGGTAATAAGCTTCAAAGAAAAGGAACATCATCATACACCAGTAATAATGGACGTTTCGGAAATCGTAACAATGCATCTTTTAAGAGAAGTGCTGGCACTAACCTAAGAAAAACAAATTGGAGTTTTGAAAATCTAGAACCGTTTAAAAAGGATTTCTATGTACCACATCCTAATGTGCAAGGACGCCATCAACGAGATGTGGATAGATTTAGACAAGACAACCAAATTACTTTAAAAGGAGACAAGATTCCTGCTCCTATTCAACATTTTGAAGAAGGAAATTTTCCCGATTATGTAATGCAAGGTATAAGAAAACAAGGATTCAATGAACCAACTGCTATTCAAGCACAAGGGTGGCCAATTGCAATGTCTGGTCAAAATATGGTTGGAATAGCGCAAACTGGATCTGGAAAAAcattaggatatattttacCTGCGATAGTACACATTAACAGCCAACAGCCGCTAAGTCACGGAGATGGTCCAATCGCTCTTATCTTAGCACCAACTAGAGAACTAGCACAACAGATTCAAAGTGTTTGTAATGATTTCGGTTCTCTATCTTATGTAAGGAACACTTGTATTTTTGGTGGTGCACCAAAGGGGAGTCAAGCACGAGATTTAGAACGAGGAGTTGAAATTTGTATTGCTACTCCTGGACGATTGATCGACTTTTTAGACTGTGGTGTAACTAATTTGCGTAGATGTACCTATTTAGTATTGGATGAAGCCGATAGAATGTTAGACATGGGTTTTGAACCACAGattcgaaaaattattgaacaaaTCAGACCTGACAGACAAGTCCTTATGTGGTCTGCAACTTGGCCAGATGAAGTCAGAAATCTAGCAGAAGAATATCTTAGAAACTATACACAATTAAACATTGGATCGTTAACATTAGCAGCGAATcataatattcttcaaattgTTGATGTCTGTCAAGAacatgaaaaagaaacaaagtatGTAATACTTTTGTAGTGTATATTTTGTTAccaaattttttttcttaattataaaaGTGAACTATACATATTGTAGATTTCTACTTGTGATGATAATAATGTATGATATTGTATGATTCAGTATAAGATTTTTCCTCTAAGAAGAACTGATTTTcacttttgtataaaataattttctttctttgtccatttaaattataatatatttttgttggtAATTTTAGATTGGGAACACTTCTTCAAGAAATTGGTAATGTAAATGAAGATGGTGGAAAAACTATAATTTTTGTAGAGACAAAGAAAAAAGTGGAGAgtattactagaaatattcgtcgTTACGGATGGCCTGCAGTGTGCATGCATGGTGACAAATCGCAACAAGAACGAGATTATGTTCTTAGAGGTATGTTTTGCgtagtaaacatttttttatgtaatatttaatgagatttttcgtttattaattcgtttataaatttaattatataatttcagaaTTTAGGAACAAGAAAGGTTCGATTCTTGTAGCAACGGATGTTGCTGCTCGTGGATTGGGTAAGTAATTATACTTTTAGAAATTCGAATAAAGATGTTAGACTTTCAAGAATGCATTGTTGCTTAGATAGATAAACTGCATTTGCGAAAATCTATACTTGTTTAGAAAAGGATAGGGTAAAGTGGCGATGTAGCACAGACTGGTTATATGAAGGTGATGCCTCACAATGTTTagcataaatatatacatataaacttaataattaaaaattattttttaaaacttgcAGACAACAAAGTATGAATATCTTTTGTTGGCTGAGTACGaaatattttgtagaatttgataataattaaataggGTATATACCAAGTGATACAAAAAAATTAACGTTGCACCAAAAATGTTTCTAATACATATTCTCAAACTTTACATAAGcttaaagtattaaatagaCGGCATTAGTTTAGCTGGtatgtttgtttttatttatttgtatcacttAAGCTCgtatatttaactttattttataatcgtcGTATTCCCACAGTATAGGATTTATTACAGCATattaagtttttataatatcgtaaagtttgaaaatatttgttcataatTGTAGTATTTTACAAGAAGGTATTTATATAGGATGTACATAAGggattgaaatttttgaaacaggTTTGATATCTTATTTGTTTTGTGATCGAAAGGggcaatgaatttatttatctcaatctctctttttttttaattatcgtcTTCGTTATACTTTCGACCATTAGGTTTTCTGTCTATCTGTAGgaagtaattacaattttttatctgttttaagtatattttacCAGCGTTATAAAGAATTCACTAATGCAatctatttcaattaaaatagaaGGGAAAAACAATGTTTTAAATTATCCGCTTGTGTTAAAGAATTGagagaaaatattggaatacaGGAAACTAGCAGTAAGTGTGGGCATcttataatttatgttaatcaGTCTGGTTGTCCTTTGTTTCAGAGGCACATGGTGCACAAATTGTGTTGAGTGTGCGATGAAAACGATCGTTCGATAAGAAAACATGGCTCACTCACTGTACATGCGCAATTCTGTTTTGCACATAATATTGTACTTAATGTGCCTCTGTGTTCAGCCTGTGTACCACGCAAGTAGTAGAGTGGTGCGCGGGTGGTGCCGTTATCGCGCTGGTTGAGTGTGAGATAAGACCGTGGTTTGCATTTTGGTACAACCGTCACACTTCATAGCCAACGCTCGGCCGGTGTCAGAGACAACAATCTATTGATTTTGCTACTATCGCTACTCGCTGGTGATGCTTAGGACACAATATTGCGATGTGTACTTGCATTTAAGAATAGTACCCCCTGGGGCGCTCTGGATGCAGTCACATGGAATGCAATGTTCACCGGTCACAGGGTTTGTATTTATTACTATGCAGCTAACTTACATTCATATGCATTTGATTTGATTCTAAAGTTGATGCAAAtcctttgaaaatattctttacgaATTGTTGGTATTTAAGTACCAGGATATCAGGGTGACAacataaattgataaaatattttggtTATTCAAATACTAATCAGTTTAGATCGTATAAATCTGAAACGTCTAGAACTGTTTGagttctataatattttaaaatatgaaaactgcTAGTACATTTTTAACtgccaaaaatatttatattaaagattatgctatttgtaataaattcttTCTATTAGTTCAATTTAAacaagtttaatatatttaaaatagtattttctaacatttaagatattatgaaataatagtttctgctaatatttattttaagaaataaaagaaataattttatcatgtggtcaataatacataattgtaagacaataaatgaataaaatatgattttttatcGTCCGTTACAATTTCCTAGagatatattattcatttcattaaaatatttatattctatatattgaaATAGGCAGTGTATGATTATAGGCTTAGCTGCATATACATGATTCGAAAGGAAGGATAAATTGTAAACATAAAACTTTTTACtttcatataatataatgcATTACTATTTTAACGAGGTTAACGTAATATTAAAgagaatataataatctaaaaatgtactaaagaaattcatatatacttttaacataacaagcaaaactaataattagatttaaaaatttctggttatagtattcattttaatcaaattatttctttagatGTCGATGATGTAAAATACGTGATCAACTTCGATTATCCGTCGTCGTCTGAAGACTACATCCATAGAATTGGTAGAACGGGCCGTTCAAATTGTATGGGAACAAGTTATGCATTCTTTACACCAAAAAACAGTAGACAGGCTAAAGGTCTAATTAATGTACTTAAAGAAGCTAATCAAGTAGTAAATCCAAAGTTGTCTGAACTTGCTGATAAAAATGAAGATTATGGTGGCCGGAGTGAGTAcagtaatcaaataaaaatatacgtaaaaTATTTCGCCAATAGATCAAATTGAAATGTTACTTACAATGTGAATGTTAATTTTCAGATCGTTGGGGATTTGCTCACCGAAGGCTACTGTAACTATTTTAGTTGATTTTTTCAACTTTCGATCACATTTCTAAATAAGTGAACTTCTTGGAGacttcttacaatttttatttaatttgtgacTAGAGAAAGTTCTCCACGTAGGTTACTGTGGTATGCTTTAGTGATGTGCTCGATCGACTttttacgttatttttatttatgatcgATAGTGGTAGAATAACTTCAGGAAACACGGGAAACATTTGACACATTTAAGTTATAAAATTGTAGTTTGTTATACTTCTGTCCTTTTCAACTCATAAAGACGCGTACaagaaaaagtgaaaagtaagtaaaaatattaagtaGAAACAATACTTAATAGAAAGTTGTTCATGACAATCttctaaaattgatttaaattataaaaggtCTTTATGAACTTATACAGTAAGAAATTTCTTGCAATTATCAGTTTCAATTATATACGCTTTTCAagtttttaagaataatttaaacatttgtttagTTATCGCGTCTCAGAAGTAAGGGCCCTGTAAGATGTGAAGTAACAGTAACTATCAGTATTCATTCCACTTTTTTTAATGTGACCAATTTTTGTTCTTGGTTATATTATAAAGTTGTTCTGTTAATTTGCGTCTGTAAAGTGAAATTGCAGAGCGCATTGAATATAATGACTGTGAAGCTACACTTTTCTTACATGTATGTCTtactaatatttctatttatattaaacacaATCTCAGTCTATTGGAAGGAAGATTCTTTTGATAATTTATTCTTCTAGTAAGGTTAACCATGTATAAAAAATGTAGTTTGACTTAAACTTTCCATCGATCTAACAGATTGTTTGAATCATGACAGTAAAAAGTGGCGTTCTTAGTAATTAATGGTTTTGTTAATTCTGTACCTTCTAAACCTTTAAAGCACTTAAGAAATTATCGCACGTCACTGTATAAAATTTTTAGTTatctgtaataaattttaaactgaatatttttgatattattaacaCCCCACATGTATCCTCTGAAATAAATCTAAGTAAACTTGTGTTTAAACTTACATAAAATGTTCTATGTgtgtgtttcatatttttatcttgGAAAATAACTTATAAGTACGAAGTTTTTACTGtaaataatcataattattctgATCAAAATAACTGATGGCAagttaaaatacatattcaacAAATTCTGTTAAGGATAATTGGTTACTGAGCTATGTGAACTATGCGAACATTATTGATTAAACAAGTCTATGAAAATGGAAGAACCAGTGCGGAAATCCGTACTCGACTTCTTTCGTGAAAATAAGAAACTCAGTCTGTGTAGACTTATTTTTTGTGCGAGAATTACAAATTGTGAAGATGTTGCAGtattgtttgatacagtaataaaaggaaaaagtCCGCAACATATTACAGGGTTACTTCTTATTTATTCCCATTATGTGATTCATTTACTCGAAGTTTCAGAagacaatttatttcaattatgtaATGAAATGTTTACTACAAGTCCAGGAATTATGACCaacattaaatgtttatatatacaaaatgatgccaaaaatagatattttagaaaatgGCACTTTAAAAGAATGAGCGATTCTGCTTCTAAAACTGAGAAGCTAGATGCATTTGATGATACTTTTAGGAATGTTTCCAGAATAcatgaaacaataattttaaatttacataagTTATATATAAGATTGTGGAATATATGTAGATTGAAAAATCATGTAAgtcaatataaaaagaaaaagtaataattccagcatgtaataaaaaaattttatttgtagtatATATTAATAGAACTTATTTTTATAGcaaaattttattgaagaatTGGATTTAATAGCTAGAGAAGATCATCCATACATTCCATCTAAAGCAAGTATAGAAGTTGTTCTGAAAAGTCGTTGGGGATATGATATGACAACATTAGTGAAGGATTATTGTAATCTGAAATATCCTATGAACTttgatgattattcgcaaatttccgaaataattcaagaaatcgattataataataaataaaaatagttgaACAGTATTagttagtatttttattatagagaGTAGtgtggaaaaatgattaaacaatacaatttgaatataaaaacaATTGCATATTTTTTTATCGGTATTTAGTGCTTACAGTGCAGTAACATCTCATTTTTTCCCCATCATCTAGTAACTTCGCAATATAAGTTAGCAAGAatttaaaaaagagaaatagCAATAAATATCAGTAAGGATGAAAGAAATAGCTTTCATGACTTCCAAATGTGTCACCACATTCATTGAATCTCGAGAagttacagaaataaaattatatgtgcACAACATTAGTACTTATTTGTCTCTATGTGATTTCTTAAcgaatatgtgaaatatgtgccgtttttgaaagaaatgtacCTAGGTTATACATGATATGTGACACGAAGAAAAATTGTctaaattatatcatattagacttaaatttaaaagtatacatTATATAACATTGTCGTGAAGACGATTCATATCAACATACATAATTTTACTAAGGGTCACTTAATATAAATAACGTGGATCCACCGCATGCTTTTAAATAGTGGTATACAAACAATGTGTACTTTGACAAGAGGTTAAAAAATTGCCTATTTTTTTAAGATGTTCTGTTTGCCGTTTCATTCTGTTTACGGTTTagattagaaatttaaattatagtGATTGTATTGTCTTCCTGGATTGatatattttaagatttttgGGATTTATGAATAATgagatttatagtattaatgtCATATTATTCGTCAGATGTATAAAGGACAGTAACAATGAATACTTCAAAAAAGATAAGTGATCATAATACAGATCATGCTGTAGCAGGGGCTGTTAGTGGCTTTATAACAAGATTGGTTTTTCAACCTTTagatgttataaaaattagatttcaggtaaaaaaatgcaaaaatttgTACCtgaaatgtttgtaatattctacTGCATATATTATGCTTAAAACAAGTATTTGACATTATAGTTGCAGATTGAACCAATTATAAATCACCATGTTAGCAAATATCATTCTATAAAACAAGCATTTTTTTTGATAACTAGAGAGGAGGGaatttttgcactttggaaaggACACATACCTGCTCAACTTTTGTCGGTTGTATATGGAATGAGTCAGGTGAATGTGAATAGTAGGAActacaaaaatatgtttaaatgtatatgaaaatattcatgGTTTGCAGTTTTATTCGTATCATCTGATTACAAAAGCAACTGAAAACTTTTCACaattcaatgaatcaaagtattcaataaaatttgtagcAGGTGCAAGTGCTGGTTGCATAGCTACAACTATATCATTTCCTTTTGACACAATGAGAACAAGATTAGTAGCCCAATCAAGTAATCATGCAGTATATAAGGGACTTCTACATTGTTGcaggtaaaatttaaaaaaaaaagctgGAAATACTAGCATAGATAACTGTGTTATCTTAAAAGACTGTATTTTCAGTTGCATTATTCAACATGAATCTTCTAAAGCATTTTTTAATGGATTATTACCAACATTATTGCAAATTGCACCACATTCCGGTTTGCAATTTGCATTTTATGGACTTTTCACTGatatatataaaagatacaGTAAAAAAACTGATACAAGTTTTTATAATTCTGTGTTATCCGGCAGTGTAGCTGGATTGTTAGCCAAAACTGTGATATATCCACTTGATCTTAGTAGAAAAAGATTACAAATACAAGGATTTCAGCATGGTAGGAAAGGTTTCGGTACTTTTTTCTCTTGCACCGGGATGTTAGATTGTTTAAGACTAACGTTAAAAGTAGAGGGTCCAAGGGGATTATTTAAAGGCTTAGCACCGAGTCAGTTAAAAGCTGCAGTAACAACAGCTTTACATTTTACCATATATGAACagtgtttaaaattaataaacacagTAAGGAAGTTACATGCATCAGAaaaattaaacgattaaaatgttagtaacaatataatctaatatattcCTCAAACGttgtataaatgttttaaagTATATCCATCAATTTATACATATGTGCATGtaagtacaaaatattaataaatgtactgGATATACGACTTATAcatatagtttcaatattttacaatgtttatatttgaagtGGACTGGGCATTTCGTTTGGTGTTCCTTTCAGAACTGCTAAAATGTTTTTTGCAGTAATCCTCGACATCTCTTCCCGTGTTTCTGTAGCAGCACTACCAATATGAGGTAATACCACTGGAATAGgaagtaaaatttatatgattatcataaattaatcataaattacaaatataactatTATATTTACCACAATTatccaattttaataattcgctATCTAATGGAATGGGTTCTGGAGTCATAACGTCTAATCCAGCTGCTCTAATTGTTCCCTTTTTTAGAGCTTCTATTAAAGCAACCTGATCAACAACTTCTCCCCTACTAACGTTAATGAATATACCAGATCTTTTCATCTTTTTAAATGTATCCTCATTGAACATTTGTCTTGTTTCTGGTGCTAAGGCTGTTGTCGCAATAACAAAGTCACTTTCTTGTAATAGTTCATCAAGTTTTACTTTTTCTCCTCCAAATTCAGATGCTTCTTGTTTAACAGTTCtacttgtatataatatttttgcaatgTTAAAACCTTTGAGGATTTTAGCCACTTGAATACCAATACGACCTAGGCCTACTATTCCAACTGTAGAACCAGATAAACCAGGGCCGCACATCCAAGTAGGTGACCATGCTTTCCATTCTCccctatatatatattaatcaattgaatggattaatatttaatcttttattattactatatctcCATTTCATTATATGTATAGCTTCAAAACATACTTGTAAATAGCTCTGTTTGCTTCCACTAGTCGCCTAGATGTAGCTAATAATAATCCTATAGTCAGTTCAGCTGTTGCATCTGTTAAAATTCCAGGTGTATAACCTACTTTGATGTTCCTATCTTTTAAAGCTTTCAAATCCAAGTGGTCAACTCCAACTGACATAGTACCAACTACTTTTAATAGTGGTCCTGCAGCATTTAAGACTTCATCATCTATTTTGTCTGTTAGTAAACAATAAACTCCATCAACATTTTGTACTTTTGATAATAATACAGATCTTGGTATTGGTTCTGGTTTTTCCCAGAGGATAATGTCACATCTATCGCAAGGTGTAtaggaaaaaaaatattattttatatacatttaaaatttaataataaagtaggtTATTCAAAACATTTCAAACTTATAAACATTTATCGAATAATAGTCACATATACTACACACATTTAGTGCATTACTCGTGTGTAATAGAGATTTAAAAGCATGGTGTTTGatagcataaataaataacatgtgttttattttttacttgaaaAGTACTTACTGttcttgtaataaatttaatcctGCAACCGGTATATCTGGTCTAGTAATCAAAACTTTTGGtcgattcatttttattgaactGGTTATAAACAATTTTGGGTTGTTCCTCAATGACAGCAAGAAAGTGAATGAAAAAAGCGGTTTTTGAGTCGGTTTGACAAATCGAATGAAGTTAGGTAATAACATGTCGTTTTTTAATATatcactataaaattatttaatgttaattttatagtatagcttTCGTAATTCTACGTTTTTGCAAttcctttaatatttcattcttattcCTATCGTTTTATGATGCTACTTACAGAATTGAGCAGATtttcgaaaaagaagaaatcgtgaCGTCTATCTACCAATGGAGGTACTGTAAAATAGTTTCTACTAATTCTCAGCATCCCGCGAGTTTTGAGAAGTTACTGGAACTacactgtattttattttaccataCTCTGTATTACTACTTacaaactataatattaattttattaaaaaataataaataaataaaaaatataataaaaagtattgtCAATATAAAGTAGATGCAAAAAtcataattaatagaatttattacatatttacataattatatttagtttttttataatttattcaatgttataacattagCCATCAATAAACTGTAAAAATTGAACAATTGTGTATTTTCTTCTTAAATATTCGCAGTTTAATTGTGTACCAGAAAAGCTTTAGATTAGTTAAGATTAGTCTATGTTTTACAGTGATAATTCTTCATAGCTacagaaattgtatttttcattaacattgTTACAGTCATTGGACCCACACCTCCTGGTACTGGTGTAATATACCCAGCTACctgttttacattttcaaaatcCACATCTCCtactaatttatatttgtttcctACATTTATTTTGGATATTCCCACATCAATTACACAGGCTCCAGGTTTTATCATATCTTTAGTGATTAAGCCAGGGATACCCGTTGATACTACTACTAAATCTgctaattttgtaaattttgttaGTTCACTTTTGGGAGTATGACGATGACATATTGTCGTAGTCATATCTAAGGCTCCTGTATTACctagaaaataatttgtagtcaaaacttttataaattgtacatgagtatttgtatatacatattcatcAATTTTATCTATCagttttaatacaatatattatattttcataattataatagaaCAAGATACCTTGGCCACTAGAGTGTAGAAGTAAGGCAATTGGTAAGCCAACATGTTTTGATCTTCCAACAATTACTGCATTTTTTCCAAAAGTatctattttacttttaattattaattctcttACACCTAAAGCAGTTGCAGGAATAATAGTGtgattatttaatgttaatctaCCTATATTTTCTGAGTGAAACCCATCCACATCTTTATCTGGTGCAATTGCTTGGCATATTTCATGTTCATTTATATGCTCTGATAATGGTAATTGTACAATAATTCcatctatagtttcatttttatttaaatgatcaatttctttaataagttTCTCTTGTGttattttttcttctaaaaCAATGGTAGAGCTGTCAATTCCTGAAATGTACATAATGAAGCTTGTTAtctaagtaataataaaaaatgtatactttttaatccaatatatattattattatgaaattcttatttgaaattcatttttaccaATCAAACTTGcaactttcatttttctttgaacaTACAATTTACTAGCTGGATTATTGCCAACTAATACAGCTACTAATTTTGGCTTTCTATTACCATTCTGTACCAAAGTATCCACAGTCGCTTTTAATTCTTTTTGAATTTCATTAGCAATCTGTTTACCATCTATTATTACAGCTTCTTGCCTgaaaaaagtatgtaaaacttttATGAGTAAAGTAACTtccatgtatattttttattacaattataatgtgcaattttttttataatgctGCAAATAAATGATACAATCTACTTACAAAATTGatgaaatgtgtaattttcttgtAGGTCTTTGAGAAACACCTGTTAATATTTTTCTCCAAGAAAACATAACGAATAAAAGATATGATTCAAAATTCTTCTAGAAATACAAATGTAT includes the following:
- the LOC116429562 gene encoding glyoxylate reductase/hydroxypyruvate reductase isoform X2, with amino-acid sequence MSVGVDHLDLKALKDRNIKVGYTPGILTDATAELTIGLLLATSRRLVEANRAIYKGEWKAWSPTWMCGPGLSGSTVGIVGLGRIGIQVAKILKGFNIAKILYTSRTVKQEASEFGGEKVKLDELLQESDFVIATTALAPETRQMFNEDTFKKMKRSGIFINVSRGEVVDQVALIEALKKGTIRAAGLDVMTPEPIPLDSELLKLDNCVVLPHIGSAATETREEMSRITAKNILAVLKGTPNEMPSPLQI
- the LOC116429562 gene encoding glyoxylate reductase/hydroxypyruvate reductase isoform X1, with product MLLPNFIRFVKPTQKPLFSFTFLLSLRNNPKLFITSSIKMNRPKVLITRPDIPVAGLNLLQEQCDIILWEKPEPIPRSVLLSKVQNVDGVYCLLTDKIDDEVLNAAGPLLKVVGTMSVGVDHLDLKALKDRNIKVGYTPGILTDATAELTIGLLLATSRRLVEANRAIYKGEWKAWSPTWMCGPGLSGSTVGIVGLGRIGIQVAKILKGFNIAKILYTSRTVKQEASEFGGEKVKLDELLQESDFVIATTALAPETRQMFNEDTFKKMKRSGIFINVSRGEVVDQVALIEALKKGTIRAAGLDVMTPEPIPLDSELLKLDNCVVLPHIGSAATETREEMSRITAKNILAVLKGTPNEMPSPLQI
- the LOC116429563 gene encoding bifunctional methylenetetrahydrofolate dehydrogenase/cyclohydrolase, mitochondrial isoform X2; the encoded protein is MFSWRKILTGVSQRPTRKLHISSILQEAVIIDGKQIANEIQKELKATVDTLVQNGNRKPKLVAVLVGNNPASKLYVQRKMKVASLIGIDSSTIVLEEKITQEKLIKEIDHLNKNETIDGIIVQLPLSEHINEHEICQAIAPDKDVDGFHSENIDTFGKNAVIVGRSKHVGLPIALLLHSSGQGNTGALDMTTTICHRHTPKSELTKFTKLADLVVVSTGIPGLITKDMIKPGACVIDVGISKINVGNKYKLVGDVDFENVKQVAGYITPVPGGVGPMTVTMLMKNTISVAMKNYHCKT
- the LOC116429563 gene encoding bifunctional methylenetetrahydrofolate dehydrogenase/cyclohydrolase, mitochondrial isoform X1 — translated: MFSWRKILTGVSQRPTRKLHISSILQEAVIIDGKQIANEIQKELKATVDTLVQNGNRKPKLVAVLVGNNPASKLYVQRKMKVASLIGIDSSTIVLEEKITQEKLIKEIDHLNKNETIDGIIVQLPLSEHINEHEICQAIAPDKDVDGFHSENIGRLTLNNHTIIPATALGVRELIIKSKIDTFGKNAVIVGRSKHVGLPIALLLHSSGQGNTGALDMTTTICHRHTPKSELTKFTKLADLVVVSTGIPGLITKDMIKPGACVIDVGISKINVGNKYKLVGDVDFENVKQVAGYITPVPGGVGPMTVTMLMKNTISVAMKNYHCKT